In Nocardioides palaemonis, a single genomic region encodes these proteins:
- the map gene encoding type I methionyl aminopeptidase, with the protein MIEILTPAQVDKARRTGALVGDILQSLRERAEVGTNLLDLDRWTSEMIRDAGAESCYVDYAPSFGRGPFGHYVCTSVNDAVLHGRPRDQRLADGDLLTLDLAVRLDGIAADSAISFVVGESRPEESVRLIETTERALAAAIDTAGPGARIGDISSAIGAVLTEAGYPINMQFGGHGIGTTMHQDPHVSNDGRAGRGYQLRPGLLLALEPWVMTDTPVLVTDEDGWTLRSVTGCRTAHSEHTVAITEDGAEILTLPTR; encoded by the coding sequence ATGATCGAGATCCTCACCCCCGCCCAGGTCGACAAGGCCCGCCGCACCGGCGCGCTCGTCGGCGACATCCTCCAGAGCCTGCGCGAGCGGGCCGAGGTCGGCACCAACCTGCTCGACCTCGACCGCTGGACCTCGGAGATGATCCGCGACGCCGGCGCCGAGTCCTGCTACGTCGACTACGCCCCGTCGTTCGGCCGCGGACCCTTCGGCCACTACGTCTGCACGTCGGTCAACGACGCGGTCCTGCACGGCCGTCCGCGCGACCAGCGCCTCGCCGACGGCGACCTCCTCACCCTCGACCTCGCGGTGCGCCTCGACGGCATCGCCGCGGACTCGGCGATCAGCTTCGTCGTGGGGGAGAGCCGCCCCGAGGAGAGCGTGCGGCTGATCGAGACCACCGAGCGCGCCCTCGCCGCCGCGATCGACACCGCGGGACCGGGCGCGCGGATCGGCGACATCTCCAGCGCGATCGGTGCGGTGCTGACCGAGGCCGGCTACCCGATCAACATGCAGTTCGGCGGCCACGGCATCGGCACCACGATGCACCAGGACCCGCACGTGTCGAACGACGGTCGCGCGGGACGCGGCTACCAGCTCCGACCCGGCCTGCTGCTCGCGCTCGAGCCCTGGGTCATGACCGACACCCCGGTGCTCGTCACCGACGAGGACGGCTGGACGCTGCGCAGCGTCACCGGCTGCCGTACCGCCCACAGCGAGCACACCGTCGCCATCACCGAGGACGGCGCCGAAATCCTGACCCTCCCCACCCGCTGA
- a CDS encoding MMPL family transporter, which produces MNRQIAGVLTGRVTKWGVLVVWLVIAGGSAMFASKLADVQNNEMASWLPANAESTRAFEKLAPFQDADDIPTTVVYHRSSGLTDDDLAAIEEQAGELAGLDGVPDTLTNGSPPVVSPAVAAQVAEATGQPATGVSADGTVAQTVVTFNFGAEGWNELPAAADEIRDIARIDGVDVHIAGAGGQAADSAEAFGGIDSTLLGATLLVVIVILLFTYRSPLLWILPIFTALVGLFTTEAVVYFLAKDAGLTVNGQSQGILTVLVIGAGTDYALLLVARYREELRRHADRHEAMAFALHRAAPAILASAATVVIGMLCLTFAEMNSTAGLGPVNAVGIAITFLAMVTLLPALLVICGRWIFWPRRPGFGSQEPTAAGLWARVGRWIAPRARMVWVGTTAALLVACLGIFQLDATGLSSEEQYTKDFDSLVGQRVLAAAGMVDTSNPVMVVTDAEQAPAVAEALRGVDGIGDVVGDVPPVDGVALVTGALTTDVAAQASFDTVQRVRDAVGEVDGAGALVGGTSAMFYDIEQASQRDNTVIIPMVLVVVMLILMLLLRALVAPLLLMATVVLSFGAALGLSALIFQYVFGFDHADASFPLFVFVFLVALGIDYNIFLMTRVREETVNHGTRRGSLVALAATGGVITSAGLVLAATFTVLGTLPLVFLAQMGTAVALGVLLDTMIVRSVLVTALNLDLGAKIWWPSRLDADDRHLTAAEAEQPLETVH; this is translated from the coding sequence ATGAACCGCCAGATCGCCGGCGTCCTCACGGGGCGCGTCACCAAGTGGGGCGTCCTCGTCGTGTGGCTGGTGATCGCCGGCGGCTCGGCCATGTTCGCCTCCAAGCTGGCCGACGTGCAGAACAACGAGATGGCCTCGTGGCTGCCCGCCAATGCCGAGTCCACGCGCGCGTTCGAGAAGCTGGCGCCCTTCCAGGACGCCGACGACATCCCCACCACCGTGGTCTACCACCGCTCCTCGGGACTCACCGACGACGACCTCGCCGCGATCGAGGAGCAGGCCGGTGAGCTCGCGGGCCTCGACGGGGTGCCGGACACCCTGACCAACGGGTCACCGCCGGTGGTGAGCCCGGCCGTCGCGGCGCAGGTCGCCGAGGCGACCGGTCAGCCCGCGACCGGCGTCTCGGCGGACGGCACCGTGGCCCAGACCGTCGTGACGTTCAACTTCGGCGCCGAGGGGTGGAACGAGCTGCCTGCCGCGGCCGACGAGATCCGCGACATCGCCCGCATCGACGGCGTCGACGTGCACATCGCCGGTGCGGGTGGCCAGGCGGCCGACTCCGCCGAGGCCTTCGGCGGGATCGACAGCACCCTGCTCGGCGCGACCCTGCTCGTGGTGATCGTCATCCTGCTCTTCACCTACCGCAGCCCGCTGCTGTGGATCCTCCCGATCTTCACCGCCCTGGTCGGGCTCTTCACGACCGAGGCGGTGGTCTACTTCCTCGCCAAGGACGCCGGCCTGACGGTCAACGGGCAGAGCCAGGGCATCCTCACGGTGCTGGTGATCGGCGCCGGCACCGACTACGCGCTGCTCCTCGTCGCCCGCTACCGCGAGGAGCTGCGTCGCCACGCCGACCGGCACGAAGCGATGGCGTTCGCGCTGCACCGCGCGGCGCCCGCGATCCTCGCCAGCGCGGCGACCGTGGTGATCGGCATGCTCTGCCTGACCTTCGCGGAGATGAACTCCACGGCCGGGCTGGGCCCCGTCAACGCCGTCGGCATCGCCATCACGTTCCTCGCGATGGTGACCCTGCTGCCGGCGCTGCTGGTGATCTGCGGCCGCTGGATCTTCTGGCCGCGCCGCCCGGGCTTCGGCTCGCAGGAGCCCACGGCTGCAGGGCTCTGGGCACGCGTCGGGCGCTGGATCGCCCCCCGCGCGCGGATGGTCTGGGTCGGCACGACCGCTGCCCTGCTGGTGGCGTGCCTGGGCATCTTCCAGCTCGACGCGACCGGGCTGTCGTCGGAGGAGCAGTACACCAAGGACTTCGACTCCCTGGTCGGCCAGCGGGTGCTGGCCGCCGCCGGGATGGTCGACACCTCCAACCCGGTCATGGTCGTCACCGACGCGGAGCAGGCCCCCGCAGTGGCGGAGGCGCTGCGCGGGGTCGACGGCATCGGCGACGTGGTCGGCGACGTGCCGCCGGTCGACGGGGTGGCGCTCGTGACCGGCGCCCTCACCACCGACGTCGCGGCGCAGGCATCGTTCGACACCGTCCAGCGGGTGCGCGACGCGGTGGGTGAGGTCGACGGCGCCGGCGCGCTCGTCGGCGGCACGTCGGCGATGTTCTACGACATCGAGCAGGCCTCCCAGCGCGACAACACCGTGATCATCCCGATGGTCCTCGTCGTGGTGATGCTGATCCTCATGCTGCTGCTGCGAGCACTCGTGGCCCCGCTGCTGCTGATGGCCACGGTGGTGCTGTCGTTCGGTGCCGCGCTCGGCCTGTCCGCGCTGATCTTCCAGTACGTCTTCGGCTTCGACCACGCGGACGCGTCGTTCCCGCTCTTCGTGTTCGTCTTCCTGGTCGCGCTCGGCATCGACTACAACATCTTCCTGATGACACGGGTGCGGGAGGAGACCGTCAACCACGGCACCCGGCGCGGGTCGCTGGTCGCCTTGGCGGCGACCGGAGGCGTGATCACCTCGGCCGGGCTGGTCCTCGCCGCGACGTTCACCGTGCTCGGCACCCTGCCGCTGGTCTTCCTGGCGCAGATGGGCACCGCCGTCGCGCTGGGCGTCCTGCTCGACACCATGATCGTCCGGTCCGTGCTCGTCACTGCCCTCAACCTCGACCTGGGCGCGAAGATCTGGTGGCCGAGCCGGCTCGACGCGGACGACCGGCACCTCACCGCGGCCGAGGCCGAGCAGCCGCTCGAGACCGTGCACTGA